In Antechinus flavipes isolate AdamAnt ecotype Samford, QLD, Australia chromosome 6, AdamAnt_v2, whole genome shotgun sequence, the sequence ATGACTCGCTGTATAGGAgaagtgggaaaggaaggaagggataaaaatttggaacacaaggtattgcaaaagtgaatgttgaaaactaactttgcttgtattttaagaaataagatatttaaaaagaaaaaatggaaatatgaacTATAtgtcacttaaaaaaagaaatattgtgtATCACAGATACCTCAATTAGGAGATATCTTTGAAGAAAGTCCAATGCCATTATCATTGACTTTGTAAGATGTTGTTAGGACAATCCAAAACTAAGTTAAATTGTTATGTCTCTTTCTAAAATTCCAAAATCATCATAGTGTTAAGAAAATGTGGGtaatgaatggaaagaaaacagaGTAAAAAGATTGAGGATAAGGAATAAGCATAATAATGAGAACAGAATGGATTGTTTTTCATTGTAGTTTCTCAGACTTCAAAAGCAGTCTCATTATTCAGAGGAGAATTATTTGCAGAAATTATCAACTCAACCATAGGCAACATTGCAATGATAGGAATTAACATGAATGGTGGGACCAGGGTAATTTTTGATTTACTAATCCCTAGATCATAGTCAGTACATAGTTTTCTGATTGTTCATTTGAGGAAAATTTCTCTATGTCTTATATTTCCTAGacataaaagaatggaaaaccTCAGTGCAAGTATAGCATCTTGTCAGTAGCTGGATATACATGGCACTTGTTGACATTGGAAACTTTATATTATTCagtattttagatatattttcatattattcttaGACTGGTAGAACTCCAATCCAGAATCCCATAGATCAAATTGTCCCAAAGCCCATCAAAGTTTTTAAGTAAATAtagatattttgttctttttctttggcAGCTCTCTGCTGGGTAAATAAGGCCTGAAGCTTTGGGTTGGATGAAACTCTGGAACCATTGGAGTATTCGTAATATTTTCAGGTGCTTAAGGTAGTGAGTGTTAGATCCTCCCTAAATTTATGTTATTATGATACAGAAACTCTCTTTCCCAAATTTCATCCAAGTCTAGCATTCATAAGTGACCTTGAGAACTTCATCACATATGAACCTGATTATTAATGTTTCCTCCCTTATTTACCACCATCAGGTCTCCACCATGTCCAttcttatgaaatattattttgaaaccTGAACCCCACTTTTGAGCCTATTTCCTCCCTGATGTGCTTCACCCCTTCATGGACTGGGTGATTTTTGTCATCTGTGGAGATGAATGTTCTGCTATATAATGCCATATAAGATATGTATGAATAGTCTCTGTCCTAGCTACACAGCATATTAACACTTTTAATTAATCCGTTTCTTGTATGTTAGATTTCCAATTACTTTGAAATCCACATCTTTGCTTTAACTAAAGCTCtgagaataaataaaacacaactctaccaacaaacCAGTCAGTAAGAAATAAGATTATTGCATCAATTAGGGGAAAAAGTAACCACTTACTTTGGTTCTGCAAAACTCCAGAAGGGAAACTCTTTGAAGAAAGTTTTTCCTATATGATCTTTTACCTTcacaaaaagggagaagaatccAGCAATGATTAGGTCCCCTTCTTTTCTATATGTGGGGttgtaaattctttttatgtGACAAGGACTCTTGACCATCTGATactcagaaaagaaaatctgcaaaatcagaaatacaaataaaatagagGATGAGAGTCCCAGTTTCCCCAAGCCCATGGCCAATATCCCAGATCTCTAAAGAGCCAAGGAGTGGAGGAGTATAAGGTGACAAGAGATTGTAGTTCTTGCATCTATAGGCACATGCTCTATTGCTAAGCATTTGCCTATTTAAATAGATGCTCAAGTTTTGTACAGCCTCTTCTCCTTGGGAAAGCAGAATGTGAGATATGAAGTGAGCCTCTATTTGGGATAAAGGCAAAAGTTTGAATGAACAGGAcatatttatttgacatttttgccTCCTAGATATTATTCATCTAGTTCCCTGTAGATGAATAAGGAAAAGTGGTTCTTCTCATCTCTTGGGTGCAAGTCAAACAAATATTTTGACCAGAGCCTGAGAGTGAGTTTCTCCAAGGACCAACTAGCCCAGCAATTCTGCACCTGTGTCCTTCATCTTAAAAAATtccaaacttaagaaaaaaaaagtttgggaatcTCCTTGCTTGTTTTCTGTCTCTGGAGCCTTCCCAGTTTTGATGGGATCTGAAATGCCAAAAAGATTCTCTGATCTTTTTCTTGCTAGTTCAACCCAGAAATTCCCTCCTTGAGAGTAGATCTTAAAATCAAAAGTCAATTATTAGACAGTAAGAAGgaatgataaaaaagaatatttttcagaAAGAGCAATCATTTTGAAAGGATTATTCAGGACAAAATTTCAGACACAGAGTATGATTTGAAAACAtcttcaagaaaacttcaaagaaaaataaacttgggCAGAAATTTGATTGCAATTTCACAAAGAGAAAAGGCAAGATATTCTTACAAACCAGAGCTCTGAGATCCTATGCCTGTTACAGACTCAATCACAGGTGTAAACTGGACCCACAGTTGTTGATGCTTCTTTCTGGGTCAGTCTTCAACCCAGGGTCTTACTGGTCTAGGTTTGGGAAAAACCTTAAATCTAAGCTTTTATTGACCAGATCAATCCACAATTTAATTTGAGGAATTATTCCAATGATATTTGAAGAGACCTACTAGAAGAACTTTGCTGTCCTGCTGTCTTTATTCCGCCATTTTGGCCGAATTGGAAttccttgaaatataatgtccagaCACCAATTTAGTCACAGTTTTCTGGTGTACTAATAATGCTTAAGTCTTCTTTCATCAATGTCTTAAGGGTTAGTtattttgaaacatatttttttctaattttatacttatttgtattatttttaaatacatgtctcattgagaaattatttttcttttttattttaatttcaaagaatttttttcatacttaTTATTCTAAGCTAAAGATTCTTCTTCCAATACTTTGTTCTGTAGGCCAcatttatttctgcattttttccactatcattttcattcaatttttaaaatcattttaatttcttaaaaacactTAATCTCATGTTTTAAACTAACCTAATGAAAGCCAGTGtgaattcaaattatttattaaacattatatgTACTTCTAAAGTTTATATCTATAATAAGAAATTAAGTCAAATACTTAAGAAAATTCCTTATCTGGAAAAGTCTCAAACATAGAAAAATAGGGAGGGGATTTGAAAATTGATCTGACTCTTGAAGATAGTAAAGAAAACTATTATATAGAGCTGAGAAAAGTTGCCCTTTTTTTAAATACActcctacatacacacacacacacaccccccaaaATATAGTTGTATATGTTGGTTGGGGATGTGGAATATGatgcctcagaattgttttaatatttttcactaattaataataatttacagatttttttcagGTAACTAGTAatgactttaatttatttttcctaaaaatcatCTATTCATGTCTTCTGTCAATTTATTAACTGGggaatactttgtatatattcctACATTTGGTTAAGTTCCATACTTGTTTATTAAATGAGATGTTCTTCAAAGACatttgatatatatacatattcacaaatatatatatatattactcttTGTTGCTTTTCTCCTAATTAGTTACATTTTTatgcaaatcatttttaattttcatgtaaattttttttattaggttTCCTGTGATCCTTTTTATCTcctgtttggtcacaaattcttgcCTTATTCATAGGTCTGACAGATGTATTCTTCCATGCTCCTTCAATTTAAGTATATGAATACCTTTTATGtcaaaatcatttctcttttctaatgtTATCTTAATATTTGGTGTATTATGTTGGTTTATAGCTAGTTCTGCAAAACTGTCTTCCAGTTTTGCCCACAAATTTTCTCATATGGTGAGTTTTATTCTGAAAGCTAGGGTCTTGTATGAATTTATCTCCTGTCCTGCCATTTTGCTGAAATGATTCATTATTTCAACTTGTTTTTAAGATGATTTTCTAGAGTTTCCTAGGTACAAAATCACatcatctacaaaaagtgatAGACACATCTTGCCCCCTTCTTGATCCTCAGGAAGACTTTGATTTGTTATACTTAACTCAGTGACACAGGGATGGGAAATCGTATGGGCCTACTTCtgaaattaagacaattaagTTTTTCCCAAGCTAAAGGGTCAGGAGAATTTTCTGGCCTGCAAAAGTGAATTTGGAATTGGAGAAAGTATGAATTTATGAGAAGGCATATCTTCCATTTGGTCTGGGAGTAAGATAACATTCATTTGCTGTCAAGAAAAGCATGAAGGACTGAGTTCCAACACTTCTAAATTTTTAGAAGGCAAAGGAATTGTAGGTTTGTAGCATACTTgggaatgagaggagaggagagccAGGAGTTCTGAGAATGTCTGAGGTGCCAGGTTGGGGACAATATGTTATGATTTCTAGAAGAATTACCAAGGAAcctgttcttgaatttttctccttcctcacttcaaattttttcttctcttttatattgTTTCTGAAGAGCGCTGACCtgtaaatatcattattatcaacTTAGGGAATCTCCTATTGTTTTTGGAtggaatatacattttaaaaaagaaagaaaagaaagaacagagatcTGGGCAGGggaatttttgtaaatcttttcttTATTGCAGAAATATTAGTGTATTCTCAAAAAGTACCACATCCTATAACCTGTTGTTGGTAGTTGtagtcgttttttttttttttaagagaatgtCACAGAATTTCACCCATCAATTTCCCTTTGAAATATCTAAACCAAAGTTACATTCAAagatctcagaaaaacaaaagagatgatAGGTTGCAATAATGGATGATGCCatgaataaataatattgaagtagtttccttgaagaaagaaaagaatattgttaCTCCTCCAatattattgtctcatttttattgTTCCATGACAATCAACTACTTATATGTCCAAAGTATCATTACCACAAGTATTTGATAGAAATAATAAGGCTTTGGAACAGATTTCTAGATCCAATCATCACTCTACAATTACATAATTGATGgaaaagaggttaaataactttgaGTACATATTCACTGGTTAGAAACCATTCTACTCATCAAACTACTTAGTATTCTCCCATAAATCTTCTCTCAAAGCTATGTTTAATTcactcaaaaatatttgttaataatataaTTCAAGCAATCTGGGGGGGAAATTAAAGTTCCAACTTTGCAAGTAACAAATAAATGATTCAGAATGCTGGATGGACTTACTAAAGATTAGAATTGGAAACCAGATAGTCATTTACTTAAATTCCACAATTGTTTTccacaatatttaaaaatgttattcacgTATTGTCTGCTATGtgtaaaataattcaaaacagCAACAGATCCCATTCCAACTCTATTCTAAAGTCAGGCAAGAGTATGCTTTCAAAATGGTATTACattcaaataaaaagatgaatattagTGAAAACAGATAAATGAATCAGATacatttaacatgttttatttatGACTTCAGATCAAAGGAGTTCCTTGACTGTGACTGATGAGCTTGAGAAGACCTGGCTTCTCAGGAAGTACCTTTCCTTTTCAGGATCTCCAGGGTATTTCTGTCTGACCTCAGAAGGATCACATAGCACTTGGGAGCAAAGATGCAAGTGAGAATCCCGGCACTGGAGGTCAAGATGGCAAAGACTTCCAAGGCCACGATGGCCTTGCCCTTGGAGCTCTGGTACGAGGGCAGGAAGGAGATCCAGACGCTGCAGAACACAAGCATGCTGAAGGTCAGGAACTTGGCTTCGTTGAAAGTGTCCGGCAGGTTCCTGGCCAGGAAAGCCACGGTGAAGCTCGCCAAGGCCAGCAAGGCCATGTAGCCCAGGACACAGTAGAAGATGAGGAGGGAGCCCTCATTGCACTGGATGATAATGGAGCCAGGCTCAGAGTGGATGTCCATCTCCAGGAAGGGAGGGTATGTCCCAAGCCAGATGCCACAGAGACACATTTGGATGAGGGTGCAGGTGAAAATGAGAGAGTAAGATGCTGTGGATCCCAGCCAGCTCCGGAGCCTGCTCCCTGGTCTGGTGGCCCTGAAGGCCAGAACCACAGTGATGGTTTTAGCCAAAATGGATGAAACGGCCACCGTGAAGACAACTGCGAATGTGGTTTGGCGCAGCAAGCAGGTGGCTGTGGTAGGATGGCCAATGAAGAGCAAGGAGCAGAGGAAGCAGAGGCTGAGGGAGACCAGCAGAGTGTAGCTGAGACTGCGGTTATTGGCTTTGACTATGGGGGTGTCCCTGTGCTTCAGAAAGATCCCCAGGACCAACACAGTAAAGAGGGAGAAGCAGATGGCTGCACAGGCCAGAATCATTCCCAGAAGTTCCTCATAGGCCAGGAAGGTCACAGTCCTGGGGAGGCAACGATCTCTTTCCCTATTAGGATATTGATCTTCAGGGCATTGCAGGCACTCCTCTGCATCTGTGAACACCAATAAAATCATGCTATATCCCAGACTAATCATTTTTTTGGTCTCCTCAAAAAGCATGGTGTCATTCATTTCAGATCAAATTCAGTCTCATTTTTGGACTTCTAAATCAGAAGCACATGAATTTTGGAGGCTGAATAAGATAAAGACACATGTCAGGATCATCATTTCTCCACATATAGATTAAATAATGTGCTGAATGTATTTGTTCCATAGCATAACTTTACTGAACAACAAATTAAACTCTTGACAATCCATTTCAATTTGAAATCACCTACAATTTGACAAAAGGCATTTAATCAAATGGCAAATTGGCTTCCAGATGAGTCATTTTTCAATAAGAGGGAAGTGTCAAATTGAGTAATTGCTATGGAAATATTAAGGGAAAACTACCTTGGTTAAGGCAGCCAGATAGCATGTTGATATAGTAAGAGCCATGaatgtcagaaagacctgatttcaaatataaCTTCATAAAGTTATtaacttgtgtgaccctggacaaattataCAATCCTAatgcctcaaaaaataaaaataaaagattctctTCTTTCAGGAAATTCAGATAGAACTATGAATtctgaaatattctttaaaaatattaaatactcaaACTACTAGGAGACCAAGATTTTAAGTAATCCAATATCAATTGATAGTATTGAATTAAgtttgtaacaactctttttCGATTGGCAAGGAACAGCAAACTGAGTGGATCCCGagcaactggagaatggctgaagtcatagtaaatgaatgttatggaatattattgtaagaaatgatgagcaggatgacttcaaaaagatctggagaaaactatatgaactgatgctaaatgaagtgagtagagagaacattgtacatagcaacaccaagataatgtgatgatcaactctgatgtaCATGGTGATttaggctaattccaatagacttgtgatagagagagccatctgcatccagacagaaaactatggggactgaatgtaaattggaatatagtattttcacctttttgttgttatttgcttgattttttcctttttctcatttttttttcctttttgatcttatttttcttgtgtagcatgataaatatggaaatatgtataatagAACTGCATGTGATTAACATTTATTAGactacttgttgtctaggggaggggtgggaagaaaggagggagaaaaattcagaacacaatgttttgcaaaagtgaatattgaaaactaactttgcatatatcttgaaaacaaaaagctattaataaaaaaacaCTGAATTAATTGTTAGGAATCacccaaggaaggagaaatatttgATTCACTGGAGAATTATATACTCCTTTTTTTAATGGTACAATATTACCATCATTTTTCTCAAGTATTAAGAAAGGATATTACAAGATACATTTTATGAGGCAAATAAAGTCCACTATCCAAAttaaaaaagcataaaacaaaggtgatatctttttaaattactaatatctatttaaaaattttaaataaactccTGACAAGTGCTTTGCAGTGATTCACCCATCATACAATTCATTCTCTgcaatttctatttaaattagagatacaaaaatagttcaaatataggggaaaaaaggacATCAATTCAAGACaaaaattttaacaaagaaaaaaaattttaggaaaggaaaagaaatgcttATTCTGAAAACactacaaaaaatgtaaaaaagaatttttatagtataatactatcttttaaaaattaccaaattatgaaaaaatgtatGCAAGTATCTTTCCTAGTGAATATAGGAATAAAATTCAGATGACTAATCTTCTCCTTAATTACTACAGAAGTGGAAATggaattaaaaacattaaaatgagagaaattaaaacataaagacagaaaaaaagatgtccaaatgtttctatttcaaatgacaaagttttatttaaaaaataatagggaACTATTTAAGGAACTAATAGAAAACTAATAAAtcattcaagcaaacaacaaaataaatctattggaacctataaatttttacataatgaaaagatttataaagaaaaagaaattctacttGAAATAACTGCAAAAGTGCATACAATATCAAAATATCTTTGGAACTATTCAAAATCCTTATGTTGCTTCAATTACAAAAAggtccttaaagaaataaattacaattaaattaaaaggagaaatggtCTATTTTTCTGGATTGACTATAGTGAcataagcaaaatgaaaataaaagtccaAGAATCCCAAAAGACAGACAAAGAGTAACTAcagtgagagggagggaggggaggaaagagggagacagagagagaaagagagagagagagagaaagagagagagagagagagaaatacagacgagacagagagacagattgagacagagacagagacagagacagagacagagagagggggagggagagagggagagagatttaAATGGAGAGAGGACACTTTGTTCAGTGAAAGATAAgctaccaaaaaaaac encodes:
- the LOC127541691 gene encoding vomeronasal type-2 receptor 116-like, with the translated sequence MSTMLSVAMATILELYKVPQLHHFLKCINSVTNASDESCWNGTKPVAEAYDILNYKSFPGQIETLVKVGEVYPLAQRFTIKEEDIDWPEDFHQTPTSMCSVKCGPGFKKTSLENQPICCFACIPCPEDKISNQTDAEECLQCPEDQYPNRERDRCLPRTVTFLAYEELLGMILACAAICFSLFTVLVLGIFLKHRDTPIVKANNRSLSYTLLVSLSLCFLCSLLFIGHPTTATCLLRQTTFAVVFTVAVSSILAKTITVVLAFRATRPGSRLRSWLGSTASYSLIFTCTLIQMCLCGIWLGTYPPFLEMDIHSEPGSIIIQCNEGSLLIFYCVLGYMALLALASFTVAFLARNLPDTFNEAKFLTFSMLVFCSVWISFLPSYQSSKGKAIVALEVFAILTSSAGILTCIFAPKCYVILLRSDRNTLEILKRKGTS